Proteins encoded in a region of the Chloroflexota bacterium genome:
- a CDS encoding sigma-70 family RNA polymerase sigma factor, which translates to MVATMALKGQNETTRAEPVESVSDAELMEQVQQQDKHALELLHERYFNRAVGVSFKVLRDEDLAQEVAQEAFWRVWQRAQQFQGRRGSFTNWLFGIVRNLSIDEIRRDRSAELPDDDDLSDAPSYLITQDNLTDVVDERIRYDSLRAAMQKLPPAQRQVLELAYFHGLTRREISSKLGEPLGTVHTRALLGMNKLREMVSPE; encoded by the coding sequence ATGGTTGCAACAATGGCACTGAAGGGCCAGAATGAAACGACACGTGCGGAACCGGTGGAATCCGTCAGCGATGCCGAACTGATGGAGCAAGTGCAGCAGCAGGATAAGCACGCCCTGGAACTGCTGCACGAGCGCTACTTCAACCGCGCGGTGGGCGTTTCCTTCAAGGTGCTGCGCGACGAGGACCTGGCGCAGGAAGTGGCACAGGAAGCGTTCTGGCGGGTGTGGCAGCGGGCCCAGCAGTTTCAGGGCCGGCGCGGCTCGTTCACCAACTGGCTGTTTGGCATCGTGCGCAACCTGTCGATCGACGAGATCCGGCGCGACCGCAGCGCCGAACTGCCAGATGACGATGACCTCTCGGACGCGCCATCGTATCTGATCACGCAGGACAACCTGACCGATGTGGTGGACGAGCGCATCCGCTACGACAGTCTGCGCGCCGCGATGCAGAAGTTGCCCCCGGCCCAGCGGCAAGTGCTGGAACTGGCGTATTTTCACGGGCTGACGCGCCGCGAGATCTCGAGCAAGCTCGGCGAGCCGCTTGGCACCGTCCATACGCGGGCACTGCTCGGTATGAACAAGCTGCGCGAGATGGTCAGCCCGGAGTAA